Proteins from a single region of Haloterrigena alkaliphila:
- the gcvPA gene encoding aminomethyl-transferring glycine dehydrogenase subunit GcvPA — MHGSHATGSPYAPHTDAERSRMLEEVGAESVEDLFDIPAAVEFDGEFGIDARSERETRRLVRSILGRNDDLTELLGRGHYGYYVPSLVDHLADRSEFLTSYTQYQPEVSQGFLQALFEYQSLLVELTGLEVANCSMYDAATALGEAATLAERVRDTTGYRVLVPDLLLEGRRSTLENYVAGTDLAVEAYPTDDANVDLAALEDLIDEECVMVYAENPTVRGTIEEGLESVGDLAAENDALFVLGSDPIALSVLQRPADVGADVVVGDASVLGLPTSYGMGLGLFATTEDYLRQVPGRLVGASEDATDRRAYTLTLQTREQHIRRERATSNICTNQAWVALRTAMHAAYLGPSGMVDLANRGVTRAADLAERLDDIVGVKAPVHDRHHLREFVVRIDQPAPAIAADLEKRGFAVHVLGDHAIQVCVAGVPDERLERFVAAFEEVVR; from the coding sequence ATGCACGGATCACACGCCACGGGGAGCCCGTACGCTCCCCACACGGATGCGGAGCGATCGCGGATGCTCGAGGAAGTCGGGGCCGAGTCGGTCGAGGACCTCTTCGACATCCCGGCGGCCGTCGAGTTCGACGGGGAGTTCGGGATCGACGCGCGATCGGAGCGGGAGACGAGGCGACTCGTGCGCTCGATCCTCGGGCGCAACGACGACCTGACGGAACTGCTGGGGCGGGGCCACTACGGCTACTACGTGCCGTCGCTGGTCGACCATCTCGCGGACCGCTCGGAGTTTCTGACCTCCTACACGCAGTACCAGCCCGAGGTCTCGCAGGGGTTCCTGCAGGCGCTGTTCGAGTACCAGTCGCTGCTGGTCGAACTGACGGGCCTCGAGGTCGCGAACTGCTCGATGTACGACGCCGCGACGGCGCTGGGCGAGGCCGCCACGCTGGCCGAGCGCGTCCGGGATACGACCGGCTACCGCGTGCTCGTTCCCGACCTCCTGCTCGAGGGCCGACGCTCGACGCTCGAGAACTACGTCGCCGGCACCGACCTCGCGGTCGAGGCGTACCCGACCGACGACGCCAACGTCGATCTCGCGGCGCTCGAGGACCTGATCGACGAGGAGTGCGTCATGGTCTACGCGGAGAACCCGACCGTCCGGGGAACGATCGAAGAGGGCCTCGAGTCCGTCGGCGACCTCGCGGCCGAGAACGACGCCCTGTTCGTCCTCGGTTCGGACCCGATCGCGCTCTCCGTGCTCCAGCGGCCCGCCGACGTCGGCGCCGACGTCGTCGTCGGCGACGCGAGCGTACTGGGGCTGCCGACGAGCTACGGGATGGGACTGGGGCTGTTCGCGACGACGGAAGATTACCTCCGACAGGTCCCGGGTAGACTGGTCGGCGCCAGCGAGGACGCGACCGACCGGCGGGCCTACACGCTCACCCTGCAGACCCGCGAGCAACACATCCGCCGGGAGCGGGCCACGAGCAACATCTGTACGAATCAGGCCTGGGTCGCCCTGCGAACCGCGATGCACGCCGCGTACCTGGGTCCGAGCGGGATGGTCGACCTCGCGAATCGCGGCGTCACCCGCGCCGCCGACCTCGCCGAGCGCCTCGACGACATCGTCGGCGTCAAAGCGCCGGTCCACGACCGCCACCACCTCCGCGAGTTCGTCGTCCGGATCGACCAGCCCGCGCCGGCGATCGCCGCCGACCTCGAGAAACGCGGGTTCGCGGTGCACGTCCTCGGCGACCACGCAATCCAGGTCTGCGTCGCCGGCGTCCCCGACGAGCGACTCGAGCGGTTCGTCGCGGCGTTCGAGGAGGTGGTCCGATGA
- the gcvPB gene encoding aminomethyl-transferring glycine dehydrogenase subunit GcvPB, with amino-acid sequence MSEDREDGSVGEGAAGPEGTAGEEQVRYDQARYVENGQYEPLLSEKDLTRVEIGGADATDETGDDAESPLPDDLTRGSLELPELSEPELARHYTRLSQMIYGIDSGPYPLGSCTMKYNPKFTEDVAALPTAAVHPDRSERSIQGTLELLYRLQDYLGRIGGMDAVTLQPPAGAAGEFVGIRVAAAYHEHNGEGHRDEVIVPESAHGTNFASAALGGYDVVALPSDDDGRVDLEALEAALSENTAALMLTNPNTLGLFERDIEEIAAMVHDVGGLLYYDGANLNALLGRARPGDMGFDVMHYNVHKTFATPHGGGGPGAGPVGVVEDLAPFLPAPRVREGGTSKSGDPTYELFDPEQTIGKVHGYQGNWLVLVKAFAYIARLGDEGLADASAKAVLNANYLASRIEYDVPYEPFHHEFVASAGDQDAADVAKRMLDYGVHPPTTKWPEIVPEALMTEPTEVEGEDTLDRLAAAFNAVAAEDDATLEAAPDRTTARRIDQTSAARSPRLSWQALEEE; translated from the coding sequence ATGAGCGAGGACCGGGAGGACGGGTCCGTCGGGGAGGGAGCTGCCGGCCCCGAGGGAACCGCCGGCGAGGAACAGGTCCGCTACGATCAGGCGCGCTACGTGGAGAACGGCCAGTACGAGCCGCTGCTCTCCGAGAAGGACCTGACGCGCGTCGAGATCGGCGGTGCGGACGCGACCGACGAAACGGGCGACGACGCCGAGTCGCCGCTCCCCGACGACCTCACGCGCGGCTCCCTCGAGTTGCCCGAACTCTCCGAACCCGAACTGGCGCGCCACTACACGCGGCTCTCCCAGATGATCTACGGGATCGACAGCGGCCCCTACCCGCTGGGATCGTGCACGATGAAGTACAACCCGAAGTTCACCGAGGACGTGGCGGCGCTGCCGACGGCGGCCGTCCACCCCGACCGCTCAGAGCGGTCGATTCAAGGCACCCTCGAGCTACTGTACCGGCTGCAGGACTACCTCGGCCGAATCGGCGGGATGGACGCCGTCACGCTCCAGCCGCCCGCGGGCGCCGCGGGCGAGTTCGTCGGCATCCGCGTCGCCGCGGCCTACCACGAGCACAACGGCGAGGGCCACCGCGACGAGGTCATCGTCCCCGAGAGCGCCCACGGGACCAACTTCGCGAGCGCCGCGCTGGGGGGCTACGACGTCGTCGCTCTGCCCAGCGACGACGACGGCCGGGTCGACCTCGAGGCGCTCGAGGCGGCCCTCTCGGAAAACACGGCGGCGCTGATGTTGACCAACCCGAACACGCTGGGGCTCTTCGAGCGCGACATCGAGGAGATCGCGGCGATGGTCCACGACGTCGGCGGCCTGCTGTACTACGACGGGGCGAACCTCAATGCCCTGCTCGGCCGCGCTCGCCCGGGCGACATGGGCTTCGACGTGATGCACTACAACGTCCACAAGACGTTCGCGACGCCCCACGGGGGCGGCGGCCCGGGTGCGGGCCCGGTCGGCGTCGTCGAGGATCTCGCGCCGTTTCTGCCCGCGCCTCGAGTGCGCGAGGGTGGGACCAGCAAGAGCGGCGACCCGACGTACGAACTGTTCGACCCCGAACAGACAATCGGCAAGGTCCACGGCTACCAGGGCAACTGGCTCGTCCTCGTCAAGGCCTTCGCCTACATCGCGCGGCTGGGCGACGAGGGACTCGCGGACGCCAGCGCGAAAGCGGTGTTGAACGCGAACTACCTCGCAAGCCGGATCGAGTACGACGTCCCCTACGAGCCGTTCCACCACGAGTTCGTCGCCAGCGCGGGCGACCAGGACGCGGCCGACGTCGCCAAACGGATGCTCGACTACGGCGTCCACCCGCCGACGACCAAGTGGCCCGAGATCGTCCCCGAGGCGCTGATGACCGAACCGACGGAAGTCGAGGGCGAGGACACGCTCGATCGACTCGCCGCGGCCTTCAACGCCGTCGCCGCGGAGGACGACGCGACCCTCGAGGCGGCACCCGATCGGACGACGGCCCGACGGATCGACCAGACGAGCGCCGCGCGAAGTCCGCGACTGTCGTGGCAGGCGCTCGAGGAGGAGTGA
- a CDS encoding cob(I)yrinic acid a,c-diamide adenosyltransferase, whose translation MAIYTGRGDDGQTDLRDMSRVSKASPRIEAYGTVDELNALIGTTRPTGHDDVDERLREVQNHLHVVQADFANPDPDEDDPAIRADHIETVEDWIDEYDEELEPLTSFILPTGSDRGAALHHARTVCRRAERRAVALASEEAINEQAVQYLNRLSDGLFTFGRVVNARDGEPEEAPQY comes from the coding sequence ATGGCGATCTACACCGGCCGCGGCGACGACGGGCAGACGGACCTCCGAGACATGAGCCGCGTCTCGAAGGCCAGTCCGCGCATCGAAGCTTACGGCACCGTCGACGAACTGAACGCGCTGATCGGCACGACTCGACCGACCGGCCACGACGACGTCGACGAGCGCCTCCGGGAGGTCCAGAACCACCTCCACGTCGTCCAGGCCGACTTCGCGAACCCCGATCCCGACGAGGACGACCCCGCGATCCGGGCCGACCACATCGAGACCGTCGAGGACTGGATCGACGAGTACGACGAGGAACTCGAGCCGCTGACCTCCTTCATCCTGCCGACGGGGAGCGACCGCGGCGCGGCACTCCACCACGCCAGAACCGTCTGTCGGCGCGCCGAGCGCCGCGCCGTCGCGCTGGCGTCGGAAGAAGCGATCAACGAGCAGGCCGTCCAGTACCTGAATCGCCTCTCGGACGGCCTCTTCACGTTCGGTCGCGTGGTCAACGCCCGCGACGGCGAGCCGGAAGAAGCGCCGCAGTACTGA
- a CDS encoding adenine deaminase C-terminal domain-containing protein, which translates to MNELQPVALEREGATADLVVAGGRVYCSNRREFLERDVAVVGDRIAALLEDADSVTGPETTVVDATERIVLPGLIDAHTHTDLQAVPERTVSGALASGTTSIVTETSGIGLLFGSRGAETVLERTEGFPVTTYLSLPPQRLLVTFEPARGGDAEVDALADLLGHERVVGVGEIDWIHVVGRESPVERLYERARGTDATIVGHGAGCRGESLRAFATVVDNDHEAIAADGVRERAANGIHVVGRCGSNRDDLGALAEAFPDIDRASVSLSTDGVWPDDLLEGFGMADVVRRAIDVGIPEKAAIDAATRNPAEQFGLDGRGVVAPGAFADLLVVDGLESLTVETVVADGDVVVTDGTPDVAVRDDPYPDYLYDTISVDLAESRFTAPLEAAPDGTVRAMEVGRGLVTTETTAEPAVLDNAADADGESDPDRLGPDPAADVLTATLFDRDPATEDRAFTGFLTGFGLERGAVATSVTWETPGLAVVAADTADAVVAAERVAETGGGFAVARDGAVVADLAMPVAGTASEAPLEDAVAEFDAVEDTLRESGVDIERPLLTLQTLTFPGVPALKLTHSGYADVLGQSLVGLEPAVERES; encoded by the coding sequence ATGAACGAGTTACAGCCGGTCGCCCTCGAGCGCGAGGGCGCGACCGCCGACCTGGTCGTCGCGGGCGGACGCGTTTACTGCTCGAACCGCCGGGAATTCCTCGAGCGGGACGTCGCCGTCGTCGGCGATCGGATCGCGGCCCTCCTCGAGGACGCCGACTCCGTCACCGGACCCGAGACGACGGTCGTCGACGCCACGGAACGAATCGTCCTCCCGGGGCTGATCGACGCGCACACGCACACCGACCTACAGGCGGTCCCCGAGCGCACGGTCTCCGGGGCGCTCGCGAGCGGCACCACGTCAATCGTCACCGAGACCTCCGGGATCGGCCTCCTCTTCGGGAGCCGAGGGGCCGAAACCGTCCTCGAGCGAACTGAAGGGTTCCCGGTTACGACGTACCTCTCGCTCCCGCCGCAGCGACTCCTCGTCACGTTCGAACCCGCGCGCGGCGGCGACGCGGAGGTCGACGCCCTCGCGGACCTACTCGGTCACGAGCGCGTGGTCGGCGTCGGCGAGATCGACTGGATCCACGTCGTCGGCCGCGAGTCGCCGGTCGAACGGCTCTACGAGCGCGCCCGCGGGACCGACGCCACGATCGTCGGCCACGGAGCGGGCTGTCGCGGCGAGTCGCTCCGGGCGTTCGCGACCGTCGTGGACAACGACCACGAAGCCATCGCGGCCGACGGCGTTCGCGAACGCGCTGCCAACGGCATCCACGTCGTCGGCCGCTGCGGCTCGAACCGGGACGATCTGGGGGCGCTCGCCGAGGCCTTCCCCGACATCGATCGGGCCAGCGTCTCGCTGTCGACCGACGGCGTCTGGCCGGACGACCTGCTCGAGGGGTTCGGGATGGCCGACGTGGTCCGGCGCGCCATCGATGTCGGGATTCCGGAGAAAGCCGCCATCGACGCCGCGACCCGCAACCCGGCCGAACAGTTCGGACTCGACGGGCGGGGCGTCGTCGCCCCCGGCGCGTTCGCGGATCTGCTGGTCGTCGACGGCCTCGAGTCGCTGACCGTCGAGACGGTGGTGGCCGACGGCGACGTGGTCGTCACCGACGGCACGCCGGACGTGGCGGTGCGGGACGACCCCTATCCCGACTACCTCTACGATACGATTTCGGTCGACCTCGCCGAATCGCGGTTCACCGCGCCGCTCGAGGCGGCACCGGACGGTACCGTCCGCGCCATGGAGGTCGGCCGGGGGCTCGTGACGACCGAAACGACGGCCGAACCCGCAGTTCTCGACAACGCCGCCGACGCGGACGGCGAGTCCGACCCCGACCGACTCGGGCCCGACCCGGCCGCGGACGTCCTCACGGCGACGCTGTTCGACCGCGATCCCGCGACCGAGGACCGCGCCTTCACGGGCTTTCTGACCGGCTTCGGCCTCGAGCGAGGCGCCGTCGCTACGAGCGTAACCTGGGAGACGCCCGGCCTCGCGGTCGTCGCCGCCGACACCGCCGACGCGGTCGTGGCCGCCGAACGGGTCGCGGAGACGGGCGGCGGATTCGCCGTCGCTCGAGACGGCGCCGTCGTCGCCGACCTCGCGATGCCGGTCGCGGGGACCGCGTCCGAGGCGCCCCTCGAGGACGCCGTGGCCGAATTCGACGCGGTCGAGGATACCCTGCGCGAGAGCGGCGTCGACATCGAACGACCGCTGTTGACCCTCCAGACGCTGACGTTCCCCGGCGTTCCGGCGCTGAAGCTCACGCACTCGGGGTACGCCGACGTGCTCGGGCAATCGCTGGTCGGCCTCGAGCCGGCGGTCGAACGCGAGTCGTAA
- a CDS encoding DUF7553 family protein: MNKHFHDSRYYLARAADHAKLGLTETLEPAVSRVRGLGRDDEPEPEPTRLESVRGRLSGLERAVSGRVGSARAVVSRDGSDAR; encoded by the coding sequence ATGAACAAGCACTTCCACGACAGCCGCTACTACCTCGCCCGCGCCGCCGACCACGCGAAACTCGGTCTCACCGAGACGCTCGAGCCGGCCGTCTCTCGGGTTCGAGGACTGGGCCGCGACGACGAACCGGAGCCGGAACCGACGCGCCTCGAGTCGGTTCGAGGGCGGCTGTCCGGCCTCGAGCGAGCCGTCAGCGGGCGGGTGGGTTCCGCACGAGCGGTCGTCTCTCGAGACGGGTCGGACGCTCGGTGA
- a CDS encoding DUF2270 domain-containing protein, with protein MTDSNSDEFDPTAPDQREIGREMVDDSTGLGSVMAHVYRGEIDRVGTWRQRLDETTTWAVTLMAAILTWAFSSTDNPHYILLIGIVVVTIFLGIEARRYRDYDVFRSRARVIQENLFANALDPSQGTENHDWRAELSKDYRRPTLKVSVSEAVVNRLRRVYLALLSVLVVAWVFRITAFGPRQDWLTTAEIARIPGIAVVAVVGVFYVVLLGVTFWPRERHAKGEFREGDPDDWKETDR; from the coding sequence ATGACCGATTCGAATAGCGACGAGTTCGACCCAACAGCACCAGACCAACGGGAGATCGGCCGGGAAATGGTTGACGACAGTACGGGACTCGGTTCGGTGATGGCCCACGTCTATCGCGGAGAGATCGACCGAGTGGGGACGTGGCGGCAGCGCCTCGACGAGACGACGACGTGGGCGGTGACGCTGATGGCAGCGATCTTGACGTGGGCGTTTTCGAGTACCGATAACCCACACTATATCTTGCTGATCGGGATCGTCGTCGTCACCATTTTTCTGGGCATCGAAGCACGGCGGTACCGGGACTACGACGTCTTTCGCTCCCGTGCTCGAGTCATCCAAGAGAACCTGTTCGCAAACGCCCTCGATCCGTCCCAAGGCACTGAAAATCACGACTGGCGAGCGGAACTGAGCAAGGACTATCGCAGGCCGACGCTGAAAGTCTCGGTATCCGAAGCAGTCGTAAACCGGCTCCGGCGTGTGTACCTTGCGCTGCTCAGCGTCCTAGTGGTCGCCTGGGTCTTCAGGATTACAGCGTTCGGGCCGCGACAAGACTGGCTGACAACCGCTGAAATCGCTCGTATCCCCGGGATTGCTGTGGTTGCCGTTGTGGGTGTGTTCTACGTCGTACTGCTGGGCGTCACCTTCTGGCCCCGCGAGCGCCACGCTAAGGGTGAATTCCGGGAAGGGGACCCGGACGACTGGAAAGAGACAGACCGATAA
- a CDS encoding DUF7342 family protein has protein sequence MANSSQGSWTESTSGRERVRHVVELLDESTPVQEIADRAEVSRATADDELQRLESDDWVTETTIDGTKAYDLNPVRMLFDEVTDLIAEHSRDELESQLTELKAEQEELAAEYDADSLTAFREQLAADELSAEELRERRNVIATWEAINTELGLVKHALQLYGDVVELSSSRTDSRSTFA, from the coding sequence ATGGCCAACTCGAGCCAGGGGTCGTGGACGGAGAGCACGAGCGGGCGTGAGCGGGTTCGACACGTCGTGGAGTTGTTGGACGAATCGACGCCAGTACAGGAGATTGCGGACCGCGCGGAGGTTTCGCGCGCGACGGCAGACGACGAACTCCAGCGTCTGGAGAGCGACGACTGGGTCACCGAAACGACCATCGACGGCACGAAGGCGTACGATTTGAATCCCGTCCGGATGCTCTTCGACGAAGTAACGGACTTGATCGCGGAGCACTCGCGCGACGAGTTAGAGAGTCAGCTCACGGAGTTGAAAGCGGAGCAGGAGGAGCTCGCCGCGGAGTACGATGCCGATTCACTCACGGCGTTCCGAGAGCAACTCGCTGCGGACGAGTTATCGGCCGAGGAGCTCAGGGAGCGTCGCAACGTGATCGCGACGTGGGAGGCGATTAACACGGAACTCGGGCTCGTGAAGCACGCGCTCCAACTGTACGGAGACGTCGTCGAACTCTCCTCGTCTCGAACTGACTCGCGGTCGACGTTCGCCTGA
- a CDS encoding MaoC family dehydratase — MQYYEDVEIGTTQEFGEYEVTKEEIFEFAEQYDPQPFHTDEDAAEESAFGELVASGWHTASICMRLLVDGFVDDRASMGARGVDELRWKQPVKPGDTISVRTEVLDKRVSESDPRRGYVDTRIEGTNQHGDVVISWIALGMVARRNPDEAA; from the coding sequence ATGCAGTACTACGAGGACGTCGAGATCGGGACGACGCAGGAGTTCGGCGAGTACGAGGTCACGAAGGAGGAAATCTTCGAGTTCGCCGAACAGTACGATCCGCAGCCGTTCCACACCGACGAGGACGCGGCCGAGGAGTCCGCGTTCGGCGAACTCGTCGCCTCGGGGTGGCACACGGCCTCGATCTGTATGCGGCTGCTCGTCGACGGATTCGTCGACGATCGGGCCAGCATGGGCGCCCGCGGAGTGGACGAACTTCGCTGGAAGCAGCCGGTCAAACCCGGCGATACGATCTCGGTCCGGACCGAGGTCCTGGACAAGCGCGTCTCCGAGAGCGATCCGCGACGCGGCTACGTCGACACGCGGATCGAGGGCACGAACCAGCACGGCGACGTCGTCATCTCGTGGATCGCGCTGGGAATGGTCGCCCGCCGAAACCCGGACGAAGCGGCGTAA
- a CDS encoding peptide-methionine (S)-S-oxide reductase MsrA, with the protein MARTNWNGKASTLEDDATMSAPTETATLGMGCFWGPDALFGAMDGVVRTRVGYAGGTDPTPSYGSLGDHTEVVQLEYDPEALSFDDVLEAFWANHDWASSAPKRQYRSVVLAHDDRQYETAVRQRTAVEERAGTSAATEVERLEGLTRAEEYHQKYELRSTPVAGDELADRYGDGFVDSTVVARLNGFVAGYGEPDHRDELLAELDLPPTVASELRRRF; encoded by the coding sequence ATGGCACGGACGAACTGGAACGGAAAGGCGTCGACGCTCGAGGACGACGCGACGATGTCGGCGCCGACCGAGACGGCGACGCTGGGCATGGGCTGTTTCTGGGGTCCCGACGCGCTGTTCGGCGCGATGGACGGCGTCGTTCGGACCCGAGTCGGCTACGCCGGCGGGACGGACCCGACACCCAGCTACGGCTCGCTGGGCGATCACACCGAGGTCGTCCAACTCGAGTACGATCCGGAGGCCCTGTCCTTCGACGACGTGCTCGAGGCGTTCTGGGCGAACCACGACTGGGCGTCGTCGGCGCCGAAGCGCCAGTACCGGAGCGTCGTGCTCGCACACGACGATCGGCAGTACGAAACCGCCGTGCGACAGCGGACCGCAGTCGAGGAGCGGGCCGGGACCTCGGCCGCGACCGAGGTCGAACGGCTCGAGGGACTCACCCGCGCAGAGGAGTACCACCAGAAGTACGAACTCCGATCGACGCCGGTCGCTGGCGACGAACTCGCGGATCGCTACGGCGACGGGTTCGTCGATTCGACGGTCGTCGCCCGGCTCAACGGGTTCGTCGCGGGCTACGGTGAGCCCGACCACCGTGACGAACTGCTTGCGGAGCTGGATCTGCCACCGACGGTGGCGTCGGAACTGCGGCGCCGATTCTGA
- a CDS encoding IclR family transcriptional regulator — translation MATTGTDEGDRIQAVVKTLDLLEALWQAEGAGVTELTERTGLAKSTVHAHLTTLRSKGYVVQDGDEYRLSLRFLSFGEHVKRAQPLYEAAEQPLAELAERTGERVLCSTEQHGLGTVLRAYDGDRSVPTGIEVGTPIYLHCSAGGKAMLAYFDPEKVDRIVADWGLPEFTDETITDWESLAAELEEIREVGIAYNRGEYLPGIVAVAAPIRDNDGTVHGAVTVAGPKHRLESEWDREELHDQLRSTANTIEVNLLYTD, via the coding sequence ATGGCAACCACCGGCACGGACGAGGGGGACAGGATCCAAGCGGTAGTCAAGACCCTGGATCTGCTGGAGGCGCTCTGGCAGGCCGAAGGCGCCGGCGTCACCGAACTGACCGAGCGAACGGGGCTGGCGAAGAGCACGGTCCACGCGCACCTGACGACGCTTCGCTCGAAGGGGTACGTCGTTCAGGACGGCGACGAGTACCGGCTGAGCCTCCGATTTCTCTCCTTCGGCGAACACGTCAAACGGGCACAGCCGCTGTACGAGGCCGCCGAGCAACCCCTCGCCGAACTCGCAGAACGAACCGGGGAACGGGTCCTCTGTTCGACGGAGCAACACGGCCTCGGCACCGTCCTTCGGGCGTACGACGGCGACCGGTCGGTTCCCACGGGTATCGAGGTCGGGACGCCGATCTACCTCCACTGTTCCGCTGGCGGGAAAGCGATGCTCGCCTACTTCGACCCGGAGAAGGTCGACCGGATCGTCGCCGACTGGGGGTTGCCGGAGTTCACCGACGAGACGATCACGGACTGGGAGTCGCTCGCGGCCGAACTCGAGGAGATCCGCGAGGTGGGTATCGCCTACAACCGGGGTGAGTACCTCCCGGGGATCGTCGCCGTCGCCGCCCCGATCCGCGACAACGACGGGACGGTCCACGGCGCCGTCACTGTCGCCGGTCCCAAGCACCGCCTCGAGAGCGAGTGGGACCGAGAGGAACTGCACGACCAACTGCGCTCCACGGCGAACACGATCGAAGTCAACCTGCTGTACACCGACTGA
- a CDS encoding acyl-CoA dehydrogenase family protein, with product MDFSEPSEAVQITKALEEFIDREVAPLENEYDQFLGADYEKEIVDDDHRQVPEYRNIVEQIRQKSVEAGFYGMTMPEEVGGGDVDILTRAIVGEHMSNRPPGFHSAIFGGAGGPTPILLECDEDQREEYLEPLMDGEITTCFALTEPGHGSDAHHMDTRAEKDGDEWVINGQKCYITNGPYADFAMVFARTSGEDGDLEGITCFLVDDDNPGFEVGTIHRAMGMTPGTHSELYFNDCRVGEDQVLGEVGHGFQAAMSWIGGGRINIAAGSVGTAQFLLDMSVEYARNRETFDKPIAHRQGVSFQLAELATDIEQVRQLYRYAAWKMDNGERARKEESMAKLRGAQLANDAADIAMQVHGGAGYMKELPIERNYRSARVFRIFEGTDEIQKRTIARELI from the coding sequence ATGGACTTCAGCGAACCGTCCGAAGCGGTGCAGATTACGAAGGCCCTCGAGGAATTCATCGATCGGGAGGTCGCCCCGCTCGAGAACGAGTACGATCAGTTCCTCGGCGCGGACTACGAGAAGGAGATCGTCGACGACGATCATCGACAGGTCCCCGAGTATCGGAACATCGTCGAACAGATCCGACAGAAGTCCGTCGAGGCGGGCTTCTACGGGATGACGATGCCCGAGGAGGTCGGCGGCGGCGACGTCGACATCCTCACGCGCGCCATCGTCGGGGAGCACATGTCGAACCGGCCGCCGGGCTTCCACAGCGCCATCTTCGGCGGGGCCGGCGGACCGACGCCCATCCTGCTCGAGTGCGACGAGGACCAGCGCGAGGAGTACCTCGAACCGCTGATGGACGGCGAGATCACGACCTGCTTCGCGCTCACCGAGCCGGGCCACGGCAGCGACGCCCACCACATGGACACCCGCGCCGAGAAGGACGGCGACGAGTGGGTCATCAACGGACAGAAGTGCTACATCACGAACGGTCCGTACGCCGACTTCGCGATGGTCTTCGCGCGGACGAGCGGCGAAGACGGCGACCTCGAGGGGATCACGTGCTTCCTCGTCGACGACGACAACCCCGGCTTCGAGGTCGGCACGATCCACCGCGCGATGGGGATGACGCCCGGCACCCACTCCGAACTCTACTTCAACGACTGTCGCGTCGGCGAGGACCAGGTGCTCGGCGAGGTCGGCCACGGATTCCAGGCAGCGATGAGCTGGATCGGCGGCGGGCGGATCAACATCGCCGCGGGCTCGGTCGGCACCGCCCAGTTCCTGCTCGACATGTCCGTCGAGTACGCGCGCAACCGGGAGACGTTCGACAAACCGATCGCCCACCGGCAGGGGGTCTCCTTCCAGCTTGCCGAACTCGCGACGGACATCGAACAGGTCCGCCAGCTCTACCGGTACGCGGCCTGGAAGATGGACAACGGCGAACGCGCGCGCAAAGAGGAGTCGATGGCGAAGCTCCGGGGCGCGCAACTCGCCAACGACGCGGCCGACATCGCGATGCAGGTCCACGGCGGCGCCGGCTACATGAAGGAGCTCCCGATCGAGCGCAACTACCGCTCGGCGCGCGTCTTCCGCATCTTCGAGGGCACCGACGAGATCCAGAAACGAACGATCGCTCGCGAACTGATCTGA